CCCCGCCTATACCTGAAAATCTCTGACGGCCAACAGCGTCTATCTCATCTATAAATATAATACAACCCTTGCCGGTACTACGAGCATGGCGCTTAGACTGCTCAAATAAGTCTCTAACTCTTGCAGCACCTACACCAACAAACATCTCAACAAAATCTGACCCCGATAAAGACGAAAAGAGAACTCCAGCCTCCCCGCTAACAGCTTTTGCAAGGAGTGTCTTACCTGTTCCAGGAGGCCCTGTCAAAAGAACGCCTCTTGGAATCTTCCCTCCCAAGCGCTGAAATTTCTTTGGATCTGTAAGAAAGTCTATTATCTCTTTTAACTCTTCTTTTGCTTCTGTAACTCCAGCAACATCATTAAAAGTAATCTTGTCCTGCCCATCTGTCCCAAGCCTGGTTTTTATCTTTCCAAACGAGAATATCCTACCTGCTCCCCCTCTTGAACCACGGTGCAGAAACCAAAGAAAAGCGATGAAGAGTAAGATTGGACCAACAGAGAAAAGAACCTGTAATAGCAATGTTTTAGGAGGTTCTACTCTAAAATCAGATATATTCTCCCGCATAAGAGCTATGAAATCCCTATCTTCATCAGGAATCATTACTCTAAATCCGGTCCCATCTTCTAATTCACCCCTTATTAAATTCTCAGTCTTAACAACTAATCTTATATCACCAGGGCTATCTCTTAAAATCTTGTAAAACTCTGAGTATTTAAGCTCGATCTGACTTAACCCCTGGTCTACATTACCCTGCCAGAACATATAAAATAAGACCATAAGCAGAAGCCAAACCAAAAGGCTCCTGGTGCGGAATTCCATCTTTTTATCTTTTTTCTTCTTCTCCATATCTATCTACCTCCCTACGGTTATCCAAGATTTTATTTTCTTAACCCTTATCCCTCCAGGTAAATCTACTACAGAATTATCCGGACGCTCATAGATTAACGACTCTATCTCTTTCCAGTGAGAATATTCAAGCCTCTTTAGATCCCCCTTAACTACTTCAACTGCTCTCCTCGTAAGCTCAGCCATTATGTAAGGATGGAATCTTTTTAATCTATCAGTTTTTATTTTAACATAAGAAGATTCTTTTTTCACACACCTTTTGAAAGCATCTTCAATTTCAACCTCTATAAAGCCATGCAACTGCGACATATTGGAGGCAGTCTTACAGAGAAGCTCTTTGATATTTGGATTAAATTCCTTCTCAATATAAGGTATCAGCTCATGCCTCACCTTATTGCGGTTAAATTTAATATCGAAGTTACTCTTATCTATGCATGGAGATATTTTATTTTTCTCTAAATATTTTTCTATCTCTTTTCTTGAAGAAGCAAGCAAAGGCCTTACTATCTCTACTCCATTCATGTCCATCTTAAAAGATATACCCTTAAAACCCTTCAACCCCGAACCTCTGATTAGCCTCTGCAGTAAGGTTTCAGCCTGATCATCACTATTATGAGCAACAGCTATCTTGTTAAAACTTTTTCTTTTGGCTGTCGATACTAAAAACTTATACCTCTCTCTTCTTGCAATATCTTCAAGAGACCTCTTCTCTTTTTTTGAAATAAGAGGTACGTCAGATTTTTTAGTATAAAAATCGATTTTAAAATTAGATGCTAAGCTCCCTACGTATTCCTGCTCTCTATCAGACTCTCTGCGTATTCCATGATGAAAATACCCTAGAGCCATATTAAATCCTAATTCAGATCTTAACTCATTTAGGATATAGGTCATAGCAACAGAATCAGGACCACCTGATACTGCTAATAAAATACTCTCTTTCTTTTTTATAAGAGAATACTCAAATATAGTACCTCTAATCTCATCTCTTAGTTTCATATAATAAAGATTGTTTTACTAAAATTCATGGAGAAATAAAGCTGATAAAGAACTCTCATTTTACACTATAAATA
The genomic region above belongs to Candidatus Kaelpia aquatica and contains:
- the tilS gene encoding tRNA lysidine(34) synthetase TilS is translated as MKLRDEIRGTIFEYSLIKKKESILLAVSGGPDSVAMTYILNELRSELGFNMALGYFHHGIRRESDREQEYVGSLASNFKIDFYTKKSDVPLISKKEKRSLEDIARRERYKFLVSTAKRKSFNKIAVAHNSDDQAETLLQRLIRGSGLKGFKGISFKMDMNGVEIVRPLLASSRKEIEKYLEKNKISPCIDKSNFDIKFNRNKVRHELIPYIEKEFNPNIKELLCKTASNMSQLHGFIEVEIEDAFKRCVKKESSYVKIKTDRLKRFHPYIMAELTRRAVEVVKGDLKRLEYSHWKEIESLIYERPDNSVVDLPGGIRVKKIKSWITVGR